The following are encoded in a window of Streptomyces sp. SAT1 genomic DNA:
- a CDS encoding EF-hand domain-containing protein has product MRTPEANDRIQLVFSLFDADGNGFLEPDDFELMGTRVVAAVPGAGDAAKGALLGSLRRYWTTLVTELDANGDGRISPEEFTACVLNPERFAETVDEFARALSSVGDLTGEGFVARPDFIALMEAIGFRQPNIEALFDALGPAQGDRVAVDAWAEAIRDYYRPEKSGIAGDLLTGEAAG; this is encoded by the coding sequence ATGCGTACTCCTGAGGCGAACGACCGGATCCAGCTCGTCTTCTCCCTGTTCGACGCCGACGGGAACGGCTTCCTGGAACCGGACGACTTCGAGCTGATGGGCACCCGGGTGGTCGCGGCGGTCCCCGGTGCCGGTGACGCCGCCAAGGGCGCGCTGCTCGGTTCGCTGCGCCGGTACTGGACGACGCTGGTCACTGAGCTGGACGCCAACGGCGACGGCCGGATCAGTCCGGAGGAGTTCACCGCCTGTGTGCTGAACCCGGAGCGGTTCGCCGAGACGGTCGACGAGTTCGCGCGGGCGCTGTCCTCGGTGGGCGACCTGACCGGTGAGGGCTTCGTCGCCCGCCCCGACTTCATCGCCCTGATGGAGGCCATCGGCTTCCGGCAGCCGAACATCGAGGCCCTGTTCGACGCGCTCGGCCCGGCGCAGGGCGACCGGGTCGCCGTGGACGCCTGGGCGGAGGCGATCCGGGACTACTATCGCCCGGAGAAGTCCGGCATCGCGGGGGACCTGCTGACCGGGGAGGCCGCCGGGTGA
- a CDS encoding endo alpha-1,4 polygalactosaminidase — protein sequence MRRTTRTLLACAGALAALAVPGLTGCSAPDGNAGGARPSGRPHPARWRPGPGLAWQWQLDGRVDPSVDVPVYDIDGFENTAADVARLHRAGRKVICYVDVGSWENFRPDEKSFPRSVLGAANGWQGERWLDVRRLSVLRPIMERRFDMCRDKGFDAVEPDLVDAYSDHSGFPLTAADQLRYNRMIAALAHARGMSVGLKNDLPQIPQLVGDFDFAVNEECAQYGECARLSPFVAAGKAVFHVEYKEPVEKFCAQSRRLRLSSMRKKLELGVWRQPC from the coding sequence ATGAGAAGGACGACGAGGACGCTGCTGGCGTGCGCGGGCGCGCTGGCCGCGCTGGCGGTGCCGGGACTGACCGGCTGCTCGGCCCCGGACGGGAACGCCGGCGGGGCCCGGCCCTCCGGCCGGCCGCACCCCGCGCGCTGGCGGCCGGGGCCCGGCCTCGCCTGGCAGTGGCAGCTCGACGGGCGGGTGGACCCCTCGGTCGACGTGCCGGTCTACGACATCGACGGCTTCGAGAACACCGCGGCCGACGTCGCCCGGCTGCACCGGGCCGGACGCAAGGTGATCTGCTACGTCGACGTGGGCTCCTGGGAGAACTTCCGGCCCGACGAGAAGAGCTTCCCGCGGTCGGTGCTGGGCGCCGCCAACGGCTGGCAGGGCGAACGCTGGCTGGACGTGCGGCGGCTGTCCGTGCTGCGGCCGATCATGGAACGACGCTTCGACATGTGCCGCGACAAGGGCTTCGACGCGGTGGAACCGGACCTGGTGGACGCCTACTCCGACCACAGCGGCTTCCCGCTCACCGCCGCCGACCAGCTCCGCTACAACCGGATGATCGCCGCCCTCGCGCACGCGCGCGGGATGTCGGTGGGGCTGAAGAACGATCTGCCGCAGATCCCGCAGCTGGTCGGCGACTTCGACTTCGCGGTGAACGAGGAGTGCGCGCAGTACGGCGAGTGCGCGCGGCTCTCCCCGTTCGTCGCGGCGGGCAAGGCCGTCTTCCACGTCGAGTACAAGGAGCCGGTGGAGAAGTTCTGCGCGCAGTCCCGGAGGCTGCGGCTCTCGTCGATGCGGAAGAAGCTGGAGCTGGGGGTGTGGCGGCAGCCGTGCTGA
- a CDS encoding MFS transporter, with protein sequence MVDVTPDGQTGSSGGERLRETVANMPRQVREELTRRLRRSRRALRKEDVQVVEPPLLRRAVGASALGNCMEWFDFGVYSYLAATIGKVFFPGASPGAQVISSFATFAAAFVVRPLGGLFFGPLGDRLGRQKVLATTMIMMAAGTFAIGLIPSYGTIGIAAPVLLLLARMVQGFSTGGEYGGATTFVAEYSPDRRRGFLSSWLDFGTFVGYALGSALVTVLNFLLTDPQMLSWGWRIPFLIAGPLGGIGLYMRLKLEESPAFQQQLDEHEKSLAQQSAGSEFRTIVKKHWAALLICMGIVLLYNVTNYMVTGYLPTYQTETLHRSSSSADLLVLLGMVWIVLLITFIGRLSDHVGRRPVYGVAAAAMIVLAIPSFLLLKMHGTWPPIAGVLILSTLLACFAAPSAATLPALFPTAVRYAAMGIGFNFAVAAFGGTTPLVTAALVGATGDDLMPAYYLMLAGVIGLVTVKFLPESAQVPLSGSQPMVGSEEEQRELVSTSAELYRATRKPG encoded by the coding sequence GTGGTGGATGTGACACCTGACGGACAGACCGGCTCCTCCGGCGGGGAGCGACTGCGGGAGACCGTCGCGAACATGCCCCGGCAGGTCCGCGAGGAACTGACCCGCAGACTGCGGCGGAGCAGGCGCGCGCTGCGCAAGGAGGACGTCCAGGTCGTCGAACCGCCGCTGCTCAGGCGCGCGGTCGGCGCCTCCGCCCTCGGCAACTGCATGGAGTGGTTCGACTTCGGCGTCTACAGCTATCTCGCCGCCACCATCGGCAAGGTCTTCTTCCCCGGCGCCTCACCGGGCGCCCAGGTGATCTCCTCGTTCGCGACCTTCGCCGCCGCCTTCGTGGTGCGTCCGCTCGGCGGCCTCTTCTTCGGCCCGCTCGGCGACCGCCTCGGACGGCAGAAGGTGCTCGCCACCACCATGATCATGATGGCGGCCGGCACGTTCGCCATCGGGCTGATCCCCAGTTACGGCACGATCGGCATCGCCGCCCCGGTACTGCTGCTCCTCGCCCGGATGGTGCAGGGCTTCTCCACCGGCGGCGAGTACGGAGGCGCCACCACCTTCGTGGCCGAGTACTCGCCCGACCGGCGCCGCGGCTTCCTCTCCAGCTGGCTCGACTTCGGCACCTTCGTCGGGTACGCGCTGGGCTCCGCCCTGGTCACCGTGCTGAACTTCCTGCTCACCGACCCGCAGATGCTCTCCTGGGGCTGGCGGATCCCGTTCCTGATCGCCGGTCCGCTCGGCGGCATCGGCCTCTACATGCGGCTCAAGCTGGAGGAGTCGCCCGCCTTCCAGCAGCAGCTCGACGAGCACGAGAAGAGCCTCGCCCAGCAGTCCGCGGGCAGTGAGTTCCGGACCATCGTCAAGAAGCACTGGGCGGCGCTGCTCATCTGCATGGGCATCGTGCTGCTCTACAACGTCACCAACTACATGGTGACCGGCTACCTGCCCACCTATCAGACGGAGACCCTGCACCGCTCCAGCAGCTCCGCCGACCTGCTGGTGCTGCTGGGCATGGTGTGGATCGTGCTGCTCATCACCTTCATCGGCCGCCTCAGCGACCATGTCGGCAGGCGGCCGGTCTACGGGGTGGCCGCGGCCGCGATGATCGTCCTCGCCATCCCTTCCTTCCTGCTGCTCAAGATGCATGGCACCTGGCCGCCGATCGCGGGCGTGCTGATCCTGTCCACGCTGCTGGCCTGCTTCGCCGCGCCCAGCGCCGCCACCCTGCCCGCGCTGTTCCCCACCGCCGTCCGCTACGCCGCCATGGGCATCGGCTTCAACTTCGCCGTCGCCGCGTTCGGCGGCACCACCCCGCTGGTCACCGCGGCGCTGGTCGGTGCCACCGGCGACGACCTGATGCCCGCCTACTACCTGATGCTCGCCGGTGTCATCGGACTGGTGACCGTCAAGTTCCTCCCGGAGAGCGCGCAGGTGCCGCTGAGCGGGTCCCAGCCGATGGTCGGGTCCGAGGAGGAGCAGCGCGAACTGGTCTCCACCTCGGCCGAGCTGTACCGGGCCACGCGGAAGCCGGGCTAG
- a CDS encoding MFS transporter produces the protein MTTEDTGRTDGPGHDDGTGGPPGPPAARPAAAPARKARGTRIDADHPRYKWVALTNTTVGMLLATINSSIVLISLPGIFTGIRLDPLEPANVSYLLWMLMGYMLVTAVLVVALGRLGDMMGRVRIYNAGFLVFTLTSVVLSLDPFHGGSGALWLIGWRIVQAVGGSMLMANSAAILTDAFPARQRGMALGVNMVAGIAGSFLGLVLGGLLVTWNWRSVFWVNVPIGLIGTVWAYRSLRETGVRRPGRMDWWGNITFAVGLTALLAGITYGIQPYGGHTMGWTNPWVLAGLLGGLAMLAAFCVIETRVAEPMFPLALFRNAAFAGGNAATLLGAVARGGLQFMLIIWLQGIWLPLHGYDYVDTPLWAGIYMLPLTIGFLLAGPVSGALSDRFGARLFAASGFVVMAVSFAGLLVLPSDFDYWTFAVLILLNGLGGGLFAAPNTSIIMSSVPADARGAASGMRATFQNAGMVLSMGVFFSLMVAGLSGTLPHTLTSGLTAQGVPDAAARTVAGLPPVGVLFAAFLGYNPIEHLLGPSILGQLSPSAVGHLTGREFFPHLISQPFHDGLVVVFSLAIAMSLAAAAASLIRSRPVRTALAAPKAPPTAPRPAAPAAVAPASVAPGSGPAAADPGRAPARDTAPDGGHAPPPPHPPRT, from the coding sequence ATGACCACCGAGGACACCGGCCGCACGGACGGCCCGGGGCACGACGACGGCACCGGCGGGCCCCCCGGCCCGCCCGCCGCCCGCCCGGCCGCCGCCCCGGCGCGCAAGGCCCGCGGCACACGGATCGACGCCGACCACCCCCGCTACAAGTGGGTGGCCCTGACCAACACCACGGTGGGCATGCTGCTCGCCACCATCAACAGCTCCATCGTGCTCATCTCGCTGCCGGGCATCTTCACCGGCATCCGCCTCGACCCGCTCGAACCCGCCAACGTCAGCTATCTGCTGTGGATGCTGATGGGCTACATGCTGGTGACCGCCGTGCTGGTGGTCGCCCTGGGCCGGCTCGGCGACATGATGGGCCGCGTCCGCATCTACAACGCGGGCTTCCTCGTCTTCACGCTCACCTCGGTGGTGCTCTCCCTCGACCCCTTCCACGGCGGCAGCGGCGCGCTGTGGCTGATCGGCTGGCGCATCGTGCAGGCCGTCGGCGGCTCCATGCTGATGGCCAACTCCGCGGCCATCCTCACCGACGCCTTCCCGGCCCGGCAGCGCGGCATGGCGCTCGGCGTCAACATGGTGGCGGGCATCGCCGGTTCGTTCCTCGGACTGGTCCTCGGCGGACTGCTCGTCACCTGGAACTGGCGCTCGGTGTTCTGGGTCAACGTGCCCATCGGACTGATCGGCACCGTCTGGGCGTACCGGTCGCTGCGTGAGACCGGGGTGCGCCGCCCCGGCCGGATGGACTGGTGGGGCAACATCACCTTCGCCGTCGGACTGACCGCGCTGCTCGCGGGCATCACCTACGGCATCCAGCCCTACGGCGGCCACACCATGGGCTGGACCAACCCCTGGGTGCTGGCCGGTCTCCTCGGCGGCCTGGCGATGCTCGCCGCGTTCTGCGTGATCGAGACCAGGGTCGCCGAACCGATGTTCCCGCTGGCGCTGTTCCGCAACGCGGCCTTCGCCGGGGGCAACGCGGCCACCCTGCTCGGCGCCGTCGCCCGCGGCGGACTCCAGTTCATGCTGATCATCTGGCTCCAGGGCATCTGGCTGCCGCTGCACGGCTACGACTACGTCGACACCCCGCTGTGGGCGGGCATCTACATGCTCCCGCTGACCATCGGGTTCCTGCTCGCCGGGCCCGTCTCCGGGGCGCTGTCGGACCGATTCGGGGCCCGGCTGTTCGCCGCGTCCGGGTTCGTGGTGATGGCGGTGTCGTTCGCCGGACTGCTCGTCCTGCCCAGCGACTTCGACTACTGGACGTTCGCCGTGCTGATACTGCTCAACGGGCTCGGCGGCGGGCTGTTCGCCGCGCCGAACACGTCGATCATCATGTCGAGCGTGCCGGCCGACGCCCGCGGCGCGGCCTCCGGGATGCGGGCCACCTTCCAGAACGCCGGCATGGTGCTGTCCATGGGCGTGTTCTTCTCGCTGATGGTGGCCGGTCTCTCCGGGACCCTGCCGCACACCCTGACCTCCGGGCTCACCGCGCAGGGCGTACCGGACGCGGCCGCCCGCACCGTGGCCGGGCTGCCACCGGTCGGGGTGCTGTTCGCCGCGTTCCTCGGCTACAACCCGATCGAGCACCTGCTCGGCCCGTCCATCCTCGGCCAGCTGTCGCCGTCCGCCGTCGGGCACCTCACCGGACGGGAGTTCTTCCCGCACCTGATCTCGCAGCCCTTCCACGACGGGCTCGTGGTGGTCTTCTCGCTGGCCATCGCGATGTCCCTGGCCGCCGCCGCGGCCTCGCTGATCCGCTCGCGCCCGGTACGGACCGCCCTCGCCGCACCGAAGGCACCTCCCACCGCGCCCCGTCCCGCCGCCCCGGCCGCCGTCGCGCCCGCGTCCGTCGCTCCCGGCTCCGGCCCCGCCGCGGCGGACCCGGGACGCGCCCCGGCCCGGGACACGGCACCGGACGGCGGCCACGCACCGCCCCCGCCGCACCCTCCGCGGACCTGA
- a CDS encoding ArnT family glycosyltransferase yields MATTVIDQSGAPRADRLALRDGTAGRPRYERPALLLIAVAAAVLYTWGIGHSQYHTFYANAARSMSESWKAFFYGSFDPANSITLDKAPGFLWPQALCARILGFHPWTLALPQAVEGVASVLVLHRLVRGWAGAGAALTACAAFLLTPAAVGVFRTAVEDAAFTLCLLLAAEATRRAALGGRVRPLLWAGVWVGLAFQAKMLEAWAVLPALAATYALSAPVVLRRRLAHLALSGLVMTAVSASWMLAVALTPAADRPYVDGTTDNSAFGMVVGYNFLNRFSSLGVSAAATGSVSATQGGGGHGERHAAPGTTRGAGAGTAAAPAPAPGAEARTTGERTAAPAAGVSGPAAGPGGPAAGAWGSDRKGWLKMFDPAIAVQTGWLYPFAALALVCGVLWRRGRPRTDPLRAGFVLWGTWLVTFFLVFSAGSIGGHTYYMGVIAAPLAALAGGGAALLRRAHRGGGRRALVLPGAVAATAAWSAYLASGYSSFLAWPAPAVAVLGLAAAMLLLAARPGRGRFAGRIALAGGVASVAAVLTAPAVWTAQVFDPASASSAMGAVGPAGGSGQHGPRPAVAPAQGAPASGAGADAARSVRAARTGQRTGRAAGGGGPLGILSGEDQLSADQRRLLAYTRARQGRAAYVFATTNWNGASPYILGAGARVLPLGGFSGRVPFPTEAGFRNLVDTGRLRYVLVGGGRGLAPLFGGDGAPSTAERITARVRSDCSVVPASAYGAGRPARTSAATAGGAAAAPGGAAAAPETLYRCDPGRLTATAHRPPTPSRPGR; encoded by the coding sequence ATGGCTACGACAGTTATCGACCAGTCCGGCGCCCCGCGCGCCGACCGCCTGGCCTTGCGGGACGGGACGGCCGGCCGGCCCCGGTACGAGCGCCCGGCGCTGCTGCTCATCGCCGTGGCGGCAGCCGTGCTCTACACCTGGGGAATCGGCCACAGCCAATATCACACGTTCTACGCGAACGCCGCCCGCAGTATGTCGGAGAGCTGGAAGGCGTTCTTCTACGGGTCCTTCGACCCGGCGAATTCCATCACCCTCGACAAGGCGCCCGGATTTCTGTGGCCGCAGGCGCTCTGCGCCCGGATCCTCGGATTCCACCCCTGGACACTGGCGCTTCCCCAGGCGGTCGAGGGGGTGGCGAGCGTGCTGGTGCTGCACCGTCTGGTGCGGGGCTGGGCCGGTGCGGGCGCGGCGCTGACCGCCTGCGCGGCGTTCCTGCTGACCCCCGCGGCCGTCGGCGTCTTCCGCACCGCCGTCGAGGACGCGGCCTTCACCCTGTGCCTGCTGCTGGCGGCCGAGGCCACCCGGCGTGCGGCGCTCGGCGGCCGGGTCCGTCCGCTGCTGTGGGCCGGTGTGTGGGTCGGCCTCGCCTTCCAGGCCAAGATGCTGGAGGCATGGGCGGTCCTGCCCGCGCTCGCCGCGACCTATGCGCTCTCGGCACCGGTCGTGCTGCGCAGGCGGCTCGCCCACCTCGCCCTGTCCGGGCTCGTCATGACCGCCGTGTCGGCGTCGTGGATGCTGGCCGTCGCCCTCACCCCTGCTGCCGACCGCCCCTATGTGGACGGCACGACGGACAACTCCGCGTTCGGCATGGTGGTCGGATACAACTTCCTGAACCGTTTCTCCTCGCTCGGTGTCAGCGCCGCCGCGACCGGCAGCGTCAGCGCCACCCAGGGCGGGGGCGGCCACGGCGAGCGGCATGCGGCGCCGGGCACGACCCGGGGCGCGGGCGCCGGTACGGCCGCCGCACCGGCACCGGCACCGGGTGCGGAGGCGCGCACGACGGGGGAGCGGACCGCCGCTCCCGCCGCCGGAGTCAGCGGCCCCGCCGCCGGACCGGGCGGCCCCGCCGCCGGTGCCTGGGGCAGCGACCGCAAGGGCTGGCTGAAGATGTTCGACCCGGCCATCGCCGTCCAGACCGGCTGGCTCTACCCCTTCGCCGCCCTCGCCCTGGTCTGCGGGGTGCTGTGGCGCCGCGGCCGGCCCCGCACCGACCCGCTCCGCGCCGGTTTCGTCCTGTGGGGCACCTGGCTCGTCACCTTCTTCCTGGTCTTCAGCGCGGGCAGCATCGGCGGCCACACCTACTACATGGGAGTGATCGCGGCACCGCTGGCGGCCCTCGCCGGCGGCGGGGCCGCCCTGCTGCGGCGGGCCCACCGCGGCGGCGGGCGGCGCGCCCTGGTGCTGCCCGGCGCGGTGGCGGCGACGGCCGCGTGGAGCGCGTACCTCGCCTCGGGATACTCCTCCTTCCTGGCCTGGCCGGCGCCCGCCGTCGCCGTCCTCGGCCTCGCCGCGGCGATGCTGCTGCTCGCCGCCCGGCCCGGCCGGGGCCGCTTCGCCGGACGGATCGCGCTCGCCGGCGGTGTCGCGTCCGTCGCGGCGGTGCTGACCGCGCCGGCCGTCTGGACGGCACAGGTCTTCGACCCCGCCTCCGCGAGTTCCGCCATGGGGGCGGTCGGCCCGGCCGGCGGTTCGGGGCAGCACGGTCCGCGACCCGCCGTCGCTCCGGCCCAGGGGGCGCCCGCGAGCGGCGCGGGAGCGGACGCCGCCCGGTCCGTCCGGGCGGCACGGACCGGACAGCGCACCGGACGGGCGGCCGGGGGCGGCGGACCGCTCGGCATCCTCAGCGGCGAGGACCAGTTGAGCGCCGACCAGCGCAGGCTGCTCGCCTACACGCGTGCCCGTCAGGGCCGGGCCGCGTACGTCTTCGCGACCACCAACTGGAACGGCGCCTCGCCGTACATCCTCGGCGCCGGGGCCAGGGTGCTGCCGCTGGGCGGCTTCAGCGGCCGGGTGCCGTTCCCCACCGAGGCGGGGTTCCGGAACCTGGTGGACACCGGCCGGCTGCGGTACGTGCTGGTGGGCGGCGGACGCGGGCTCGCCCCGCTGTTCGGCGGGGACGGGGCGCCGAGCACCGCCGAGCGGATCACGGCCCGGGTCAGGTCGGACTGCTCCGTGGTCCCGGCCTCCGCCTACGGCGCCGGGCGCCCCGCCCGGACCTCCGCCGCCACCGCCGGGGGCGCGGCGGCCGCACCCGGCGGCGCAGCGGCGGCCCCGGAGACGCTGTACCGCTGCGACCCCGGCCGCCTGACGGCCACCGCGCACCGGCCGCCGACACCGTCCCGCCCCGGTCGCTGA
- a CDS encoding MarR family winged helix-turn-helix transcriptional regulator, with protein MDQSQRARSPRDTARELADLASAVVRALADRRELSFTAAATLARLEREGPARLTALAVAEGVSQPSMTQLVQRLEAQGLVLRVGDPDDGRATLVGVTEAGRDVLAARREARDTRLAELLTTLPEEDRQALGTAIRTALPLVRRMLGDDAVPPRPLPGPHTTGSLR; from the coding sequence ATGGACCAGTCACAGCGCGCCCGCTCCCCGCGGGACACCGCACGGGAACTGGCCGATCTGGCCTCGGCGGTCGTGCGGGCCCTGGCGGACCGGCGGGAGCTGAGCTTCACCGCCGCCGCCACCCTGGCGCGCCTCGAACGCGAGGGCCCGGCCCGGCTGACCGCGCTGGCCGTGGCCGAGGGCGTCAGCCAGCCGTCCATGACCCAGCTGGTCCAGCGGCTGGAGGCCCAGGGCCTCGTGCTGCGCGTCGGCGACCCCGACGACGGACGGGCCACCCTGGTCGGCGTCACCGAGGCGGGCCGGGACGTGCTCGCCGCCCGCCGCGAGGCACGCGACACCCGGCTGGCCGAACTCCTGACCACTCTGCCCGAGGAGGACCGACAGGCGTTGGGAACAGCGATACGCACCGCCCTGCCGCTGGTGCGGCGGATGCTCGGCGACGACGCCGTGCCGCCGCGCCCGCTGCCCGGACCCCACACCACCGGGAGCCTGCGATGA
- a CDS encoding NAD-dependent epimerase/dehydratase family protein: MRILVLGHTGYLGRHVAGHLRELPRARVLGAGRSPAAGVDIDLSRHTPDRVAEAVSAAAPDAVVNCAGATGGDPVTLAEVNARGPAVLAAAVRAAAPAARLVHLGSAAEYGPGRPGRRTTESAATRPLGPYGATKLAGTVALTSAGLDAVVLRVGNPVGPGAPPTGLPGRVAALLRAAGRDTGAVLPLGDLSAYRDFVDVRDVARAVALALTAPGPLPPVLNIGGGEAVPVRTLVRKLADAAGFRGRIEEDAAGSSRSARVSWQCSDITAAARALGWRPVHPLDASVAALWAAGVPARPGPEGERVP; encoded by the coding sequence ATGCGCATCCTCGTCCTGGGCCACACCGGCTATCTGGGACGCCATGTGGCCGGGCACCTGCGCGAGCTGCCGCGCGCACGGGTGCTCGGCGCCGGGCGCTCCCCCGCCGCCGGCGTGGACATCGACCTCTCCCGGCACACACCGGACCGGGTGGCCGAGGCCGTCTCGGCGGCGGCACCGGACGCCGTCGTCAACTGCGCGGGGGCGACCGGCGGCGACCCGGTCACGCTCGCCGAGGTCAACGCGCGCGGCCCGGCCGTGCTGGCCGCCGCGGTGCGCGCGGCGGCACCGGCGGCCCGCCTGGTGCACCTCGGCTCGGCCGCCGAGTACGGCCCCGGCCGGCCGGGCCGGCGCACCACCGAGTCGGCGGCCACCCGGCCGCTCGGCCCGTACGGCGCCACCAAGCTCGCCGGCACGGTCGCGCTGACCTCCGCCGGACTCGACGCGGTCGTCCTGCGGGTGGGCAACCCGGTGGGCCCCGGCGCGCCGCCCACCGGGCTGCCCGGCCGGGTGGCCGCGCTGCTGCGCGCCGCCGGGCGGGACACCGGCGCGGTCCTGCCGCTGGGCGACCTGTCGGCGTACCGCGACTTCGTCGACGTACGCGATGTCGCGCGGGCCGTCGCGCTCGCCCTCACGGCGCCCGGTCCGCTGCCGCCGGTGCTCAACATCGGCGGCGGCGAGGCCGTACCGGTGCGCACGCTGGTGCGCAAGCTGGCGGACGCGGCCGGTTTCCGCGGCCGGATCGAGGAGGACGCGGCCGGGTCGTCCCGCTCGGCGCGGGTGTCGTGGCAGTGTTCGGACATCACCGCCGCCGCCCGCGCCCTGGGCTGGCGGCCCGTCCACCCGCTCGACGCGTCGGTGGCCGCGCTGTGGGCCGCGGGCGTCCCGGCACGGCCCGGCCCGGAAGGTGAGCGCGTCCCGTGA
- a CDS encoding cytochrome P450 family protein, with protein METVDLAALGESFTRDPYPVYARLRERGPVHRIRMPEGGAEAWLVVGYEAGRAALADPRLSKNWANASPVLPLRSASSGPHMLGMDPPDHTRLRRLVAREFTPRRVAGLAPRIQRTADGLLDAMLAAPGGRVDLVEALSFPLPITVICDLLGVPDLDREAFRAWSNDAIGATGLDRRRTATEAMARYIEELVDGKRRRPGDDLMSALIHGADDNGDVLAHEELVGMAWLLLVAGHETTVNLISNGVLALLTHPGQLAALRADPTRLDAAIEEMLRYDGPVETPTYRFTTAPVTIGGTEIPGGGELVLVALADADRDPRRFPEPDRFDISRDARGHVAFGHGIHHCLGAPLARLEARIAFRALLDRCPGLALDIHPAAVTWREGMLIRGPRSLPVRVA; from the coding sequence TTGGAGACCGTCGACCTCGCCGCACTCGGCGAGTCGTTCACCCGCGACCCCTATCCGGTCTACGCCCGGTTACGGGAACGCGGCCCGGTGCACCGGATACGGATGCCCGAAGGGGGCGCCGAGGCCTGGCTCGTCGTCGGGTACGAAGCCGGGCGGGCCGCGCTCGCCGACCCCCGGCTCTCCAAGAACTGGGCCAACGCCTCCCCCGTACTGCCCCTCAGATCGGCCTCCTCCGGCCCCCACATGCTCGGCATGGACCCCCCGGACCACACCCGGCTGCGGCGCCTGGTCGCCCGCGAGTTCACCCCGCGCCGGGTGGCCGGACTCGCCCCGCGGATCCAGCGGACGGCCGACGGACTGCTCGACGCGATGCTGGCCGCGCCCGGCGGACGCGTCGACCTCGTCGAGGCACTGTCCTTCCCGCTGCCCATCACCGTCATCTGCGACCTGCTCGGCGTCCCGGACCTGGACCGCGAGGCGTTCCGCGCCTGGTCGAACGACGCGATCGGCGCCACCGGCCTCGACCGCCGCAGGACGGCCACCGAGGCGATGGCCCGGTACATCGAGGAGCTGGTGGACGGCAAGCGGCGGCGCCCCGGCGACGACCTCATGAGCGCCCTGATCCACGGCGCGGACGACAACGGCGACGTCCTCGCCCACGAGGAACTGGTCGGCATGGCCTGGCTGCTGCTCGTCGCCGGCCACGAGACGACCGTGAACCTCATCTCCAACGGCGTCCTCGCCCTGCTCACCCACCCCGGGCAACTGGCCGCGCTGCGCGCCGACCCCACTCGGCTCGACGCCGCGATCGAGGAGATGCTGCGCTACGACGGCCCGGTGGAGACCCCCACCTACCGCTTCACCACCGCACCGGTGACCATCGGCGGCACCGAGATCCCCGGCGGCGGGGAACTGGTCCTCGTGGCACTCGCCGACGCCGACCGGGATCCCCGGCGCTTCCCGGAGCCCGACCGCTTCGACATCTCCCGGGACGCCCGCGGCCATGTCGCCTTCGGCCACGGCATCCACCACTGCCTGGGCGCACCGCTGGCCCGGCTGGAGGCCCGTATCGCCTTCCGCGCCCTGCTGGACCGCTGCCCCGGCCTGGCCCTGGACATCCATCCGGCGGCCGTCACCTGGCGCGAGGGGATGCTGATCCGCGGGCCGCGCAGCCTGCCGGTGCGGGTCGCCTGA
- a CDS encoding spherulation-specific family 4 protein produces the protein MKLLIPLYVHPAEDPDAWHRLITAAARTYAVVLNPADGPGSGPDPAFAAVADALRRAGARLLGYADTDYGTRDPAAVVDDVRRHRDWYGADGCFLDRVTAAPAGLPECRRLVRSVRRLGTGTVVLNPGVHPAPGYARLADLTVTFEGHWSAYVSAFSRPAWAARLPPGPLCHLVYGVPEALVPLAVRTARERGAAVCGPVTGEPPNPWSGLTPALAGADR, from the coding sequence GTGAAGCTGCTGATCCCGCTCTATGTGCATCCGGCCGAGGACCCGGACGCCTGGCACCGCCTCATCACGGCGGCGGCCCGCACCTACGCGGTCGTGCTCAACCCGGCCGACGGCCCGGGGAGCGGCCCCGACCCGGCGTTCGCCGCGGTGGCCGACGCGCTGCGCCGGGCCGGGGCCCGCCTGCTCGGCTACGCCGACACCGACTACGGCACGCGCGATCCGGCCGCGGTCGTGGACGACGTGCGCCGGCACCGCGACTGGTACGGGGCCGACGGCTGCTTCCTGGACCGGGTGACCGCGGCGCCCGCCGGGCTGCCGGAGTGCCGGCGCCTCGTGCGGTCGGTGCGCAGGCTCGGCACCGGCACGGTGGTGCTCAACCCGGGCGTGCATCCGGCGCCCGGCTACGCCCGGCTCGCGGATCTGACGGTCACCTTCGAGGGCCACTGGTCGGCGTACGTCTCGGCGTTCAGCCGTCCGGCCTGGGCGGCGCGGCTGCCGCCCGGCCCGCTGTGCCACCTGGTGTACGGCGTGCCCGAGGCGCTGGTGCCGCTCGCGGTGCGCACCGCACGCGAGCGCGGGGCGGCCGTGTGCGGGCCGGTGACCGGTGAGCCGCCCAACCCCTGGAGCGGTCTGACCCCGGCGCTGGCCGGGGCGGACCGATGA